The following coding sequences lie in one Phragmites australis chromosome 8, lpPhrAust1.1, whole genome shotgun sequence genomic window:
- the LOC133926508 gene encoding aquaporin PIP1-6, with amino-acid sequence MAGGKHQDEDVRVGVDRFPERQPIGTAADDLGRDYREPPPAPLFEASELSSWSFYRAGIAEFVATFLFLYVTVLTVMGVSKSRTKCGTVGIQGIAWAFGGMIFALVYCTAGVSGGHINPAVTFGLFLARKLSLPRALYYMVMQCLGAICGAGVVKAFGSGLYEAAGGGANAVNPGYSKGDGLGAEIVGTFVLVYTVFSATDAKRNARDSHVPVLAPLPIGFAVFLVHLATIPITGTGINPARSLGAAIIYDRPHGWHGHWIFWVGPFAGAALAAVYHQVVIRAIPFKASAGDSTH; translated from the exons ATGGCAGGAGGAAAGCACCAGGATGAGGACGTGCGCGTGGGCGTGGACCGCTTCCCGGAGCGGCAGCCCATTGGCACGGCGGCGGACGACCTGGGCCGCGACTACCGCGAGCCCCCGCCGGCGCCGTTGTTCGAGGCGTCGGAGCTGTCGTCGTGGTCCTTCTACCGCGCCGGCATCGCCGAGTTCGTGGCCACGTTCCTCTTCCTCTACGTGACCGTGCTCACCGTCATGGGCGTCAGCAAGTCCCGCACCAAATGCGGCACCGTGGGCATCCAGGGCATCGCGTGGGCGTTCGGAGGCATGATCTTCGCGCTCGTCTACTGCACCGCCGGCGTGTCGGGCGGGCACATCAACCCGGCCGTCACGTTCGGCCTCTTCCTCGCCCGGAAGCTGTCGCTGCCGCGGGCGCTGTACTACATGGTGATGCAGTGCCTCGGCGCCATCTGCGGCGCCGGCGTCGTGAAGGCGTTCGGGAGTGGGCTCTacgaggcggccggcggcggcgccaacGCCGTGAACCCGGGGTACAGCAAGGGCGACGGGCTCGGCGCCGAGATCGTGGGCACCTTCGTGCTCGTGTACACCGTCTTCTCCGCCACCGACGCCAAGCGCAACGCCAGGGACTCCCACGTCCCCGTGCTCGCGCCGCTCCCCATCGGCTTCGCTGTGTTCCTGGTGCACCTCGCGACCATCCCGATTACCGGCACCGGAATCAACCCCGCCAGGAGCCTCGGCGCCGCCATCATCTACGACAGGCCGCACGGGTGGCACGGCCAT TGGATCTTCTGGGTGGGgccgttcgccggagctgcGCTTGCGGCGGTGTACCACCAAGTCGTCATCAGGGCCATCCCCTTCAAGGCCAGCGCCGGCGACAGCACGCACTAG